The sequence gaaattgtcaaACAAAACATATACTGAAAAGGCCTGCAGTGCAATTCAGAATTCATGTAATTACTAATTCGTTTACTAAGTTCTGTGTGCTCACTGTTTCAAGATAAACTGACTGTAAAATGCACATAAGAGGGAATACTAGACATATGTTTGTTGAGCTGTGTTTACTTTGCTCTCTAAAAAAATCCATATTGTGTTTTCTTTGTTCAGGACCTCTTTGGGGTCAGTATGATCATCCCATTGCTGAGTCATCATGTAAAAGATCTAGGAGCAAGCCCCACAGTGGCTGGGATTGTAGGTAAGTCTCACTGATGCTGTTGTTGTTGAATTTCATGGTGGCTTTGAGTATTTGGGCTCTATATTCGTGAGCACGCAAAGTGCAGCGCTACACGCAACGGCCGTTCGCAAcgtccagggttgggagggttacttttgaaatgtattccacaacaggttacagaatacatgctgtaaaatgtcatttttaacatattccgttagattactcaaagtcagtaacgtattttaaatactttggattacttcttcagcactggtagatttttgttcacttgttttgaccataaaaactctgccagtacagtaagacaaaatacatgttaaaaatacattctctgaaaaacctaaatatcttatgcagtgttgtttctaaaacaagataaatcaaactgatcttgttttaaggatttttagatatttttacttggaaacaatacaaaaattattatcaagaatattatttttgccctaatattaaaggtcttactaggaaaaaagaaattatgatctaacgtgaatttacttgataaaaaatatgatcatgcctgatAACATGCAtgaaaaatggctagaaatagcattttagtttagcgtaaaactgacaatatacacaagatttatttgtatttcttctgctccaaacttacttctctgtctgctcatatgaatgtaacatatcataagaaagtgtttcactgctgttcaaatgaactttggatcgcatcattcatatgtataaatattttccatctgaaaggactaaatatcaaattaaacaaatgacaataaaatgcatagtaatctcttcagtaatcaaaattctttttgaatgtaactatattctaattaccagtgatttaaattgtaactgtagtggaataatattttgtattttaaatacacaatcccattacatgtattccgttaatcCCCAACACTGgcaacgtcttatccaattttcatgagagcgctaattctaatcacaattttcatgccagcgtaAGCACAATTGGGCGTGGGTGGAAGTGTTTGCACTATTATAGGTATATGTACGGATTCTGACTCAAATTTCCATATTAAATGCAtattaaatgcatattatatgcATATtaaaggagcgtgtcactgtcatagaaatatgcccgaCAATAATCAAGGACGCATTtaatacacaaacaaaataattttcaattcttctaattcattgcatatagtccatttacactaccaacttcttatgaatctgtcgtctttgtttatattgctggtgcttgagggaatgaacTATATTATAGGATGCAGATAGAGGAATAATAACTGGAGAGACTACTTGCACTAAGCCTCAGTACTTCCGCTTTAAAATAGTGTGGCCCGAACttatttcatgttagttcatagtacattTACAAATGCTAACAATAACAacctttcattttaaaaatgtattagcttATGTTCAAATTAACAGTAACCAAGATTAAGaaatgctataaaagtattgttcattgttagttcatgttaacaaattaagTTATCTTATGTTAACTTATACAACCTTAACGTAAATGTTACCAGTTATACTGCATGTGTATGGTCATAGATATATTATATTTCTTCATTTCTGGTGGTTGGAAATGTTTAGGGCAAAGCCTATGAAATCACACCATCACTTTACCTACACCTTGTCTCTGATTTCATAAGGCTGGTGACTGTTTCATTgaactgtaaaaaacaaaattcttAAATTAGTTTTAGTGATGTTTCTCTGTTAATGATTAAAAGACTTCCAATTTTGTATTCTTGCAGGATCTACTTATGGAGTATTACAGCTCTTCTCTAGCACTGTGGTTGTAAGTAGTGATATTTTTGAGCAGCAGTTGCTGCTTTAATATGATTATAAATTTGCTTTTCTTAATTTAATAATCCATGTTTACTTCAGCTGATCCGTTTCTATAGAGATTAAAGCACGTATCGCAGTAATCATGTATTATAATCAACATTACAGGGTGTGCTTAAACTGCAGATTGCGCTCACATCAGGGGTGCAGTATTGTAAAATGAGTCTTCATGTTAGTAGATCTGCAATtggcacacacatatatttaaacTGGTTAAAGACTGAAGGGTCATGGGGCTTGTTAAGAAGTGAAGGAGATTTTTGtcttctgttggatgttaagcatAGAGGGAGCAGACAGACTCTATgacatgcctgtgtgtgtgtgtgttgtgtgtgtgtgtgtgtgtgtgtgtggtcactcTAATGAGTGCTGGTATGGAGATGCCTGCAGTGCTCGCCTCAGAGCCTGAGCTGTTTGATTTGTCAGGTCCGATCTGCCTGCCTGAAGGCTATACATTTTAGCTTTTAGGCTGAGAGAGCCTTTCCCTTAATAAATAAAGTCTCTGAATCTCTGACTTTGAGCAAATCATCAAATTTCTTCAAAAAAGTATTCATCAAAGTCatcaaaaaagtattattttcttccatgaaacacaaaaagagattttgGGCAGAATGTCTGCGCAGCGGTTTTCTATTAAAAGAAAATGAACAGTCTTTTTAAATACCAAGCTCCAAACAGACAAAAAAGTGCCCTAAAATTAGTGACTCTTGCAAAATTTGTTTTAGCTACTAAGATTAGGGGTTGGGTAGGTGtagccaaaacaaacacaataaaaccCAGTGTATAAATGTTGGATGTTGCAAGTCTTGTGGCCATTTCTAATCAGAATTAGGGTTACCATCATGACTTAATCCCTTTAAATCTCTTTCACAAATGTCCTATTTAATTTATAAACTAGGATATATAAAAGCAATTTGAAATTCATAGGATCAAGAGAACTTCTAATTTGATGACAAACTGTTTAATTTGTGTATATTACGGTTTAAATCTATAATAATGCCCcccttaaatgtgcactcagtaattattcctcattaaaaaaaatgactaatgaaattaatagtaatttttaaatgacatttataaaatcatgaacacttacatgagatgaagagTCCTATCAGCAACcttataaaagatgttttattcaACATGGAGAAGGTCTCCTTATGGAGGCTGCCATgttgggatcacatgaccaggaaaatactactcgtttaatctcagtaaccgccctgttaATGAACACTTTCACcaattaatcatgactgactgtgaatagtgaatttctacaatggtattagtaactgaaaactatAACGTTTGAATGATTCTGCATCCTGAGGTATCAGTGTAAGTTCAAGACAACATGCAtaaataattactgagtgcacctttaatatttgTCTGTCTTGTGATACAAATGGAAACCTTGAGTCTtagtgcattatttttaattaatgatgatgagtttttttatatactgtatctttAACATTTATTCTGTCTTATATCTTGTGTCATATTCTCTGGTTGGCAGGGAAGTTGGAGCGATGTGGTAGGGAGGCGCTATTCACTGCTGACATGCCTTTTGCTCAGTGCATTTGGATATGGCCTGCTTGGTCTGTCCTCTAGTATTGCACTTTTTATGCTGGCAAGGATACCAGTGGGTGAGTATGGAGTACTGTTACATATTGCTGATTTAGGAAATGTGACATTACTGAAAGTCACCCCTTTATGTGATTTCCTTTTCTGTCTAAAGGGCTATTTAAACATTCCCTGTCTATCTGCCGAGCGCTCCTGTCAGATCTTGTGTCTGAGAAAGAGCGGCCTCTAGTAATGGGCCACTTTAATGCTGCCTCAAGTGTGGGATTCATTCTGGGACCGGTGGTGGGCGGATACCTTACTGAACATGAGGGGGGTTTCTACTTGTCCTCATTTTTTTGTGCATCCATTTTCCTTTTAAATACAGGTGAGCAAGATTGACAGTATATTTTTTATTCCTTAAAGCTGTagtatattgtttttaatacTTTCTTGTATCCCAGCCTGAAATAGAGAGGCAATTCTATGAATTCCAATGGTAGGttggctaatgacgtcaacaaaagctatttcgagtcaggagttggcaaatctgctatccaattaatgaaacaagattggaggtgtgggttacaGCTACTTTGAcctataaaaagcactcaaatgttttgagtttgctattctctagaagcatctgctgacttgGACCATACCTTGCAAAAAGAGAactcagaagacctatgatcaagaattgttgctttgcatgaagctggaaagggttacaaagtcatcttaaagagcttagatattcatctgtccacagttagacaaattgtctataaattgaGATGATTTTAGCTACcatggctactctccctagaagtggccatccagccatgATGATTCAAAGAGCACACCGCAAAATTATTAATGgggtacaaaaaacaaaaaaaccctagAGTGAAAGCAATGAGCTTTTTAATTAATTCCTTTTTGTGATGCTattgttgcagaaattacatactttacGCACCGCTTTAAAAGTTAGACAAGCTATAGACAAACCTTATGTTTTCTTACAGATTATATAAtaccttaaatatatatatttttatcatttatcTATTTGTATACACTTTCAAGCCATAATTAGCTAACTGTTCCAACTGTCTTTTGTAGTAGTTTAACTTGATCCTCTGCTTATCCAGATGTTGTCTTTTCAGGTTTGGTCTGGATGTTACCATGGAGCGAAACACTAAATCACCATACTGACACAATTGCTAATACTAATACCAAAACCAGCAATTCCTATGATGGGTTAAACTCATCCCCACATAACTGCTCAGACAAAAAACAAATTCGGCATCAGAATGCATTTGTAGTCCGTAGTCAAGCAGATCGAGGTTGGAGCTGGATGGACATGTCCCTCTTCCAGCCTGCTTGGAGACAGCTGACCTCAGTTTGGATTCAGATCTGCATGCTGGCTTCCTCTGATATGTGGGACTTGTTCCTGGTGCGTCTTCTAATGGCTGTGGCTATTATGCTGTACTACAGTAACTTCTCCTTAGCCATGGAGGAGCGCTTTCATCTCAAGCCAAAGGTAACAGGCTATCTAATCAGCTACAGCAGTACACTGGGGGCCCTTGCTGGCTGCCTGGTGGGGCCCGTCACCCACCTCTATGGCAACAACATGTCTGCTTTATTGCTGCACTCTACTGTGCTCACTTGCACGGTGATCTTCCTGTATGCCACAGCACTCAGTGTCTGGCAGGTCTTGCTCACCTCTACGTTCTTTACCATCTCTACCACTATCGGACGCACCTGCATCACTGACTtggagctgcagcatggtgggtCCCAGGCTAGTGGGACATTGATTGGGGCAGGGCAGTCTGTCACAGCTGTGGGACGGGTACTTGCACCTCTGCTCTCTGGTCTGGCTCAAGAATTCAGCCCCTGTGGACCTCCTAGTTTGGGGGTTGTGCTGGCACTGGTAGCTGTGGGTTTGCTGCTTGTGAGGACTCCTAAATGGGACCGTATAACAAAGGTTAAATACAACAGTGACTAAAACATGAGAAGAAAACCACTC comes from Xyrauchen texanus isolate HMW12.3.18 chromosome 18, RBS_HiC_50CHRs, whole genome shotgun sequence and encodes:
- the LOC127658996 gene encoding major facilitator superfamily domain-containing protein 9-like, translated to MNNSQCAITDKRRRPTRIIRCIYVVGFMDLFGVSMIIPLLSHHVKDLGASPTVAGIVGSTYGVLQLFSSTVVGSWSDVVGRRYSLLTCLLLSAFGYGLLGLSSSIALFMLARIPVGLFKHSLSICRALLSDLVSEKERPLVMGHFNAASSVGFILGPVVGGYLTEHEGGFYLSSFFCASIFLLNTGLVWMLPWSETLNHHTDTIANTNTKTSNSYDGLNSSPHNCSDKKQIRHQNAFVVRSQADRGWSWMDMSLFQPAWRQLTSVWIQICMLASSDMWDLFLVRLLMAVAIMLYYSNFSLAMEERFHLKPKVTGYLISYSSTLGALAGCLVGPVTHLYGNNMSALLLHSTVLTCTVIFLYATALSVWQVLLTSTFFTISTTIGRTCITDLELQHGGSQASGTLIGAGQSVTAVGRVLAPLLSGLAQEFSPCGPPSLGVVLALVAVGLLLVRTPKWDRITKVKYNSD